In the Tamandua tetradactyla isolate mTamTet1 chromosome 8, mTamTet1.pri, whole genome shotgun sequence genome, atgagaactcttcaaaatcaaatgcttctgcacctcaaaaaacgttctcaaaaagttgaagacacagccaactcaatgggagaaaatactggaaaatcaCATATTGgccaaaggtttgatatcctgtatacataaagaaatcatacaactcaacagcaaaagaacaaacaacccaattataaaatgggctaattatatgaatatgcatttttctgaagagcaaataaagatggctcaaaagcacatgaagagatgctcattttaattagctataagagaagtgcagatcaaaactacaatgggataccaccttgcacctataagaatggctgctattaaaccaacagtaaactacaaatgttggagagaaggtGGAGAAATGGCAACATTTCTGcagtgctgatgggaatgtataacggtgccgccactatggaagactgtttggtggtttcttaggaaactacatatcgagttaccctatgacctagcaatagcactgcttggtatatactcagaagagctgaaagcatgacacaaagagacatttgcacatcaatgttcatagcagcattattcacaattaccaaaagatggaaacaatccaaatgcccatcaacagatgaatggactaacaaaatgtggtatatatatacgatgggatattatgtactggtaagatgaaatgatgtcctgaagcacatgacaagatggatgagccttgaggacatagtgttgtatgaaataagcctgacacaaaaggatagatactgtgtgacttcacttttatggccttaggtaaaggtaaaattggatacttataatacagaatataggggacttagagatacatagaagctagagatgggtgagcagttagctaatgaggttgaactgaaatgtaagggaatagatagaagtgaaggcagttcactagtgggtctgtaagtaatattaccatactgaagttGAAAATCATTCAAATGGActgtacagacctatgtgtcccattgatcAACGCTACAAATacaagtaagttcttgcatgaactacttcaaaggtatgactcttgCACAAAGAGTGttaaagtccagggtacagggggaaaactgctattacatgctatgggctgtgtttaataGGAAAGCATCAATAGTATCACAACAACAGCAGAGCCAAATAgttgggggagggacaagtgttaaggggAAGCTTAggtttcttatttggtgagggtgtgtttgttggctatctttttcttggaaacaatgaaattttctaaaattgagtgtgttcATGGACTGTGGATGTTGAGCATTATACATGGTGCTTAATGAATGCATGTGGCTAAAGGacgtactgactgagaagtagattggtgaacaatgagGTATATGTATGATTGACTATTCTGTTGCtacaaagagaaatgaagttgtgaggcatacaacattgtgaatgaatgtgcgagacatttggtgaggcaaaataagctagaaatgaaagaatatttattgtatcatctcctttagaaaatgctcataagaaaacaggggtctataTTGCAAGCTCTTATAATAGTCACGTTTAGACCTGAGTGGTAActactatttctgaattttgagagactgttttatgtatgtataacctgacCCTTAGAGTGAAGACCAAAGATGATCAGGTTGGGATTGTGGTGATTCAGAACACAAGAATAAggagacattgtctatattttagaaccacacacactctttgaaaccaagggaagaaaggtttattttgtccagaacctaaattatctgtagcacataatccaactcaatctgtctggatagttcatttgaacaattgaaacagagaacccagaatgggaatgaaggtctttaatcctgtatagcttaatgcaatgcctggatacatcctagaatttattaggcagataatcaaaaagtattggcaaagtctcttgaggggtggaagaaaaaatattgaaccgttaaactttactatcagggaagcccctgatactgtatcaaacatgaggggcacccaaatcaatagaccaaaccCTTCATCTTaaggctttctcttgtgaagctcatgtaagTAGCagggaagcttagcctacctatagatatgccttagggtcacctccggaggacctctttcattgctcacatgtggcctcactttctctaagcccaactctgcaagtgaaaccattgccctcccccttacatggggcatgacatccagaggtgaaagtctccttggtggcatgggagatgactcccagggatgagtccagccctggcactgtgggatccacaataccatcctgacaaaaattgggaaaagaagtataacaaataaggtatgagtgatcgagggagttcaaatagagtcaagatagtactctggaggtcactcttaggcaaacttcagttagatattgctacttatcataacttgctaaattccaaccaaaattattccagccaatcctaaagaacagctagggcattatatcagattctacaaagttcccatgcattagagtaactttccagaaacctacaacctccagattggtctctggaccagataagtcctgaaatctagagggcccagcctctccagaacatcagctaattccatctccctaccttatattattgacatccccttccaacatgaaaaatttatagcccaaatacccctaaagagagggatagaaagatcaaaggtgatggtggagttatacagagaaggtagggtttaacaaatgaatatgaatgctaaatcattatattgatatttcttttagtctccagtatcttagagcaactgaAAGTGAagacctaaaactgtggaattacaaccgataccaaactctgaaatctgttctataggtcattgttgtgctgtgctttgaaatgtgttgcttttttgtatatatgttatttttcacaaaaaggaaataaaaagtcgattgtgatgataaaaatatatttattccttctagccccctatattctgtagcaactagaagaaaaaatctgagaggatggtatggtagtccatgacaaactgtgggatctgtcctgtaactacttattgaagagtgctttgaaaactattgcttttttcttgctttgctttgtatatatgttatattatacaataaaaaagtaaaaacaatctgTAAGTCTTTTGGTTTTTCTgcatgatcatgtcatctgaaaataacgCATTATATTACCTcctatccatttctttttattaaaattttattgtcttacaataaaaattatattgtaaAAATGCCAAGACCTGCATTACAATATTGTGACAGAATCTTTATTGCcttcttaattttgaaaataatatgtttaacttacttcctttaaaatattttatgtgagGTTTTAATAAATACTAATTTTAGTGTAAGCGAGGTCCACTATATTCTTCGTATGCTGAGTGCTGTGAAATTATATGAATTCATCCAACGATTTTTCTGCATTGTTGAAAAATTGATGTTtaatttgtttctgattttgttgacaAGAGCAAACAATGAGAAAGAATTGTTTATCAGATAAGTACATTAAAAATCTCTGATTCAAAAATAGAGTTTTAAAGATGAGCTAGTGACAAAATTAAATGGACAGTCTTGGCACACTGTGTGGCCTTGCTCTGGATGCATTCAGGACAAGGCTGGACACCTAGATGGAAATGTGGTACAGATGAATTAATgacttatttaatttattaagagcTGCTCACAAGTTTGAAAACTTTTTGAGTAAGTAACAGATTTACTCAGAAACAAAAATACTTCTTTATAATAAACCAGAGTCCAGATTTAGAGTTGGGAAATGGAATTCATGGTCAGCAATGTTAGAATGGGGCTCTTAGAAAAAGAGCAAATCAGGTTAAGCTCAGAAAGCTACCAGGATGAGGACAGAGCATAGAAATATAAAGCAAATCAGATGCACTTGACATTAGTGTGCATAGGGAGAGTCAGACTTCCACCTAGATATGGTGTGACTTGAGAGAAAGTAGATCCAGAGAGGAAAGTCTCTTATTCCACAATTATCTGAATTAATCTGACACTCATCTTTCTCTAATACAAAAAAATGTTGCCTcaaaattcaacttctctgtgaacTAGAAATAAATAGCAACACAAAACTTTACATATAATTGCATGTTCTTTGCACAATAATAATATACTAtcatatttgatttatgtatcaATTTAATGAAAACATGATTAAGGAAGTAATTGGACCCACAAGTCATCTTTTGACATCTGAGGTCATTTTAATACTCCATAACTTTTTCATGGCATTTTTCACTTCTGCATTCCTTAGTGTGTAGATGAGTGGGTTGAGAAAAGGTATACCAGTGGTATAAAATACTGCTACCATCTTGTCTGTTGGGTAAGTGGTTGGGGGACGTGTATACATGAATGCACATGGACCAAGGGATAAGACAACTACAATAATGTGGGAGGTACAAGTTGATAAggcttttttcctcccttctgcaCTGTGGTTTCGCAGAGAATACAAGATGACAATGTATGAGATTATCAGAAGCAAGAAACTGCTTGAGCAAATGGCCCCACTATTGGACACCAAGAGCAGGTTGATTGCATAAGTGTCCATGCAGGCAAGTTTCAACAAGGGTTGTAAATCACAGCAGTAATGATCAATCACATTGGGTCCACAGAAAGGCAATTCTAAGGCCAGGACAATCTGAGCCGTAGAATGTATGAAAGACCCTATCCAGGCAAGAACGATCAAGAAGATGCAGACCTGCCGTCTCATGATGGTTGGGTAGCGTAAGGgcttacagatggccacatatcGATCAGCAGCCATGAGAATGAGGACGAAGATCTCCATGCAGCCAAATAAGTGCAGGGCAAAGACCTGCATCATGCACTCATTGTAGGAAATAATTTTCTTCACAGAGAGAGTGTCCACAAGCAGTCTAGGGGCTGTGGAAGTTGAAAAGCAGACATCagcaaaggacaaaaaaaataggaagaagtacatggggctCCCAAGTGTACTGCTGAACTTGATGGTCACAATGATGAGCAAATTCCCCACCACAGTTCCCGAATAGAAAATTAAGAAGATTAGAAAGACCATTTTCTGTCTCAGAGGATCTTCTGTCAATCCTAACAGTATGAATTCTGTTACGCTGTCATTTTGCTGCATTGCTTCAGTCAATTTGGGGAAAGAACAGGTTAGAAACAGTTAATCTGCAAGGAGAAAAgacataattttataaaatggacACGTTTGGAGCCTGAATATGAGTTGATCATTGAACTTCACCCCTTAACAATGGAAATCACTTACTATCTGTGTACTGATTTTTTCTGAATGCATTGCAATTCACAATTGCACACTATTTTACCCGATTGCATAGGAGGGTGcaatatgaaaagaatgaaaaaagtaaatgatTCTTCAGACATAATAAACTTTAATTTCATGGATTTGCCTAAGTACATAATTTCCTGATCTGAATGtatttctttagttttcagaaagtCCCTGCCAATATTACAAATAACATGTTGCAAAAATTGAGAACAGCCATCTATAACTTCAGTGACTTTTCATATTTCTTGAACTGGTGATCCATTCATTAAGGATTCTTCtagcaaaattctgaaaattcAATGAATGATTATGTAGACACTTGAGAAGAGCTTCCTTAATAAAACctacatgcatgcacatgcacacacacacagataaacCTATGATTTTAGCTTACTAAGGAGTTGTTGTGTGATAATGAGAGAAAAATAGTGCAGCCAGCAGCAAGCATGCAAGCTGTCAACCTGGTCCAGCATACCACATTATTATCTGTTGCCTTCGCTAAatgcatttccttttatttctcctccCAATTCTTTCCAGTTGTTTCCAGGTTTAAATTCACCCTCTCATTCaactttgtatttgtttttcatacCATGTTGTCTACAGTTAtattcttccccttattcattccTTATTCTGACCCTCTCATTATAATTTCTTAAGATACGTTGAGATGCTGAGACTATCTATGGTTAAGGAAAAGGAGATGGGGGGACATTTACCCCAAATGAGAACATGCTTTCAAATTTCAGGTCTATAGCTTAAGTATCAGGATTTAGAAAAGAAGTTCAGAGAGCCCCATGTGATAGCTGAAGCTTTTCAAttgaatttttgttatttatatacTTGAGTGTCCTATGCTATGACatcaaagaaaagaagacagaaacaaaaggtaaactaatatttatttatctctAGCTCTATGCCAGATACTGGAAAAATTGTTTTATGTGCATTACCACATTTACATACATTTATGTGAAATTTATGTAATGCATTCTGTACATTACCAAACAATAGCAGAGTCAGAAGTAAAATAAGTGTCAGAATAAGAAAATACATGTATAACAGTAAGAAATTAGTAAGACTAATTTCTTCAAATGAAAATGGATTTCACAAGTTGGTATTACAAATGACAATGCAAATGAATAACAggcaaaagaacaaattttaCAGGACCCTTCTCTTTATCAAAAGAATTAAACTTATGAAAATACGTTCAATTTCATTCATAATTAGATACATTAAGACAAAAATCCCAATTaggaatatttttcatctattatattaataaaatgatattGTGATGAATAGTTTTGCCATATAGTGCTGAGAGGGTGTGGGAAACTGTGTCTCACATATTTTCATAGGAGTTTGAATGGGTGCAGTCACTTAAGGGTGATTTTCAGCATCTTTAATATTATAACTGCACATAGAAATTAGTCTAGTGCTTCCATTTCCTACATATAGACTCACTCACATGTAAAAACAATAATTGAGGCCATTTCTATGGAGTCAAAACATGCGAAACAAATGTCTATCAGAAGGGGAGTGAATAATCAGAGATGACACCTTAATCAACCATCGATAAAAATGCAGCAAATACACAGGCAAAGACTCTAAAATATATTGTATAGTGAAAAATCTGAGGACAGAACTATATACTTAGGATGGtacaattttcattaaaaacaggATAATTTATATTGCAGATGCACATTTATGTAAGAGAATTATTTTCTAGAGGAGTACCAAAGAACAGCATGATAACTCTAGTGCCTGGGGAGGAAAACTACTTTCTAGGGATCAGAGATGGGAGGAAAACGTCCCCTCTAAGATGTACCTTGTGGTGATATTTAACATGAATGTGATCATGCCCTGCATTAAAGAGTAAAGAATTTCATATCTTATCTAGGAAATGATCTGATTCCATATCTCCTTTTGCATGTCGCTGAGACCTCAAAGCTGTCCTGACCCAAGCAGGAGGAACTGCAGTATTCCTAGGGTCTTGTTGGTGTTGAGGCTCTCCAGGAAGGTGGGGACTCAGGTACAGAGGTGGATCTGGGGCTCAGGGGGCTTCGTGTCTGACACCACCGCACTGCCACCAACTTAAGGGTCACTTGCATTCTTGGACGTCTTCCTAATGCATTTTTTGTCAAAGAGCTTcagcaaaatgaaatgaaagattgCTTGCAGtttctattaaatatttagagagagatagaaaatagaGAGATAAAGAGATGAGATAGCTAGAGAGATAGAATAGATAGACAGACATATGCATAATTCACACAACTGACATATAGTAGAATGACATGCCATAAGAAAGACATACATTAGAATGAAGCAACATAAGAATATTAATATCTGTCTATCTGTTGATTGCTGATTTAAGTATCTAGGATAAAAGTAATGGTTTAATTATTGTTTGTAGAATGAGTGAAAGTATTACAGAGGATTTCCCATAGATACAATTCTATAATGCCTGATACTATTTTATACTCACTTCCCTTTGAGCGAGGGAAGCCTGCATCCACTACATCCACGACAAAATCCTTATCTCCATGAAGCACTTCCTGGATCACTCAAACAgacattatttctattttctctcctcTCACTACCAGTATTCCTTACCATGAAGTGCCCATTCCCATCAAGAATTCACATGCACATCTTTTGTTTCCAACTTCTCCTTtagattttaaattacttttggAAAAGTCCTTGCATTTTCCATTCTTCCACTGGGCCTTGTATATATTAGATACTTACCATGGACATGGCCAGATTGATTTTCTCTGAATActaataaattcaaataagctATTCTGCAATAAAAATCTTGACACTTTTGTGCAGATGTTGAAGTGTTCAGTTGCTCTCCTTCATTCCCAAGGTAATTTGGAAACCACTTactaaaataagaagaaaatgtgcTTCTAAAATGCTGTCTGTTGAATCTAGAAACAGTATATCTTTGATGTCACAGAGTGGCGTAGTTTCTCATGTACCTAAACAAGACAAGCTAAGTTGTTCCCAGATTCATACCATACTTTCTCAAATCCACAATGACACAAGATCTTAACTGAGAAAtggttcttttttactttccctGGAGGAGTATTTAGCATGAATGATGCAAAGTATCTGAGTCTGGGGAAGATCATTCCCTAGTGTCCCATCCCCCCTAATTAAGAAACATGAGCCAGATGTGAGAAGGAACTTAATCTTCAATTTGTCTTCTTAGATTATGGGATAATAGGTAGCCAATATTTTTGTAATGACATTGTGAATTGGGCCCTAAGACATTTCTTTACTAGAATACCAGTACATGTTCATGGACACATTATGGCTTCCTAAGCCATTGTCCAATTAAGGAAACAGGGTTTTGGACATTTGTTTGACTCTAGAGTTTTGATAAAGAATACAAAAGATGAGCTGGAGGATATTTTACTGccaaaaagtaagaaagaactaaaaaagaaaacattgaacatacatatacacacagcaACATATCAATTATGGACacaacacatgcacatatatgcacAATAATGACTAAAATTTTCCACTCTAGGATGAGCAACAGGACACAGAAGCCAAGTGAAAGAGGTCTCAAAGGCCTAGGCTAGAACAACTTGAGAAAAACTATAAATAGCAGAATGTTGGATTTAACccaaactataaaatttatatctccgagtccatactgatataaacatgtgattcaaggaaaaaaataaataaatggggtaTAATAGACAAATTTCCTATATATATAGCAGTTAAAACAATGCCAAATGATTTATGTGGATCCAAATGTTTCAGGGACTTAGAGCATAACTCTCCCCTTTATGGGATGGCAGGTATGTAGATTCGAGTGTGGGAAATGGCTAGGGCAGGGGTGGAGAGGAGGGCCTTCCAGTGGGGAAACCTGGCAAACACAACCTCAACCAAGTGATCAAATCAACTTCCACAGAGCCGACAGGTTGACAGCATGTATCCTTCAGGTATTGTGAAGAGATGGACACCCTGTGGTCTCCCTCCCTAAACTCCATAACTCAATGTAATCATGACAAAACTATCAGAAATCCCTAGGTGATTGATCATTTCCAAAAGGTGTGTCTATTCATCCTTAATACCATCAAGGTCATCAAAAAGTCTGAGAAAAGGTCACTGCCTAGAGGTGTCTAAGTATAGTGGATCCAAGATGGGATTCTGGAATCGAAAAAGTATGTAAGGTCAAAACTAAGGAACCCTGAATAAAGTATGAAATTTAATTGATAATAATGTATCAGCATTGGCTAACTGTTGTGAGAAATGTGCCATATTAATGTAAGAGGACAATAATAggtaataataagggaaacaggTTGGGGTATATGGAAGCACTGTAGTatatttgcaacttttctgtatgtctaaaataatataaaataaaatattcatttttaaatggtgaacACAGAAAAGAGTATGCATAATTCAATCAGTTTatcaaatattcagtaaatacCAGTTATATATAAAGTTGTGATCTAAATACCAGGGTAACCATCATTCTCTATTATGAAGTTCCCGCTAATTTTCATCTTTAAGTTTAGCAACATAAACCAAGGAAAGGAGAATGGTGGCTGTGATTTTGGGTTTACATACTGTGTGGCAGTCACTATAAAAGTAATTTGACATGCTAGCACTTAAGTCTGTTCCACAACTCTTtcaatcatgatcatttcatgtAATATCTAAGTAAAGTGAGACTCAGAGACACTCAGCAACCTGTTATGATCAAAGAACTAGTGAAGAACAATGGAGAAATAGAACTCCTTATCTGTCAAACAAAACCCCTGGTTTAAACTACCATTGATTTATGTACATATGCATGTATTTATTAATTGTTTTAATAAACTACTTTTAGATGAGTTTTTGGTTTAAAGTAAactttgcagaaaatacagtATTCCCTATACCCCTTCCCCCAGATGTTCTTTTAATTAACATCTTGTATTATTGTGGgacatttgttgcaattaataaataattattgataCCTCCTTATTATACTAAAGTCTGTATTACATTATGGATCATTTTTTCCATTGTACAGTTCTACTGATTTTAACAAATTCATACTGCCATTTTTACACCATTttagtatcatacagaatagtttcatgCCCTAAAAATGCCCTTTCTCCACCTACTTGCCcccaattttaattaattaattaattggtggtacatggtctgggaattgaacccagatcttccttatggaaggtgagcattctaccactgaaacacctgtgcaccccaaattttattttaagtagtGTGATTTGTAAGTATTATATACATTGTCTTCATGTAaaggatattttttaattttaataagtatttgtaGACACACATGTTCAATTCCATATAATTATTCTGTGACTACCAATAAGATAGAAAAGAGTTAGGACCTAGAAGAAATGATATCTGAGTTGAGTCTTGAAGGATTAGTAACCGATAACAGgatgaataaagaagaaaagacattACACAGAGTGGGACATCAAGAGTGCCCACACGAATTTACTTCCTTATCAGTGCTCTCCTATGGCCTCAAAGTCCAGGACTCAAAGTCATCTCATTATAGTTCTTTGAATATCTTAAGCCATAGTCTCTGCCTCATTCATATTCTAgcagacattttattttctttctccatggtTCTCTACGATCAgattttcctttatcttcccaGGTAGGCTTGCCTAAGAAATAAGCAACAATTCCCCTTGGCATTTAAAGTTCATGGCCAGGAGTCAGCTCTGCCCTTTTACAATGCATAGACTTCATTTTGCATTTACTCCACATCTGGGGAAACCAGCTGCACATTCTCCTATGATAAACCCTTGTGTCCAGTTCCCAGACCAATAGTTTTGTGGTTCATAAACAGGACAAAGATTAAATGAGGCACCAATAGCATCTGGGGAATCTCTGGAGCTGCTAAGTATCCATGACTTAGTGGAAAGGAAAGGGTCTACTCCAATGGAGATGATACCATTATCAGTGTCATGCATACACTTAGGTTTATCTTTCACTAGAAATTAAATACCAATTTTCCTTGTGGATTTCACAGTGCAGTGCCAAACTCAATGCAGTCCATAACATATGGTTCTAATTTCCATTTCCTCTGTTTCCTGCAGATATCAGAAGTAATTTGCCTgcaacagagacccacattcagcctctgatatggcaccattccccaaggtgatcagcctgctacctggtggcaggttgattactgTGAACtactttcatcatggaagggaGAGCAATTTATTCTAACTGAACAACATATGCTCTGAAATGAATTTGCCTCCTCTGCATGTAATGCTTTTGCCCAAACTACCACCCATTGGCTGACATAATGCCTTCTCCACTTTCCTTGTATTCCACCCTGCATTGCTGCTGATCAAGGAAACAACTTCACAGGAAATaaagtgtgagaatgggcacatgctaatggaattttctggtcttcccatgttccccatcatcctgaagcagctggattgatagaatggtggaatggccttttgataAGTCAAGTAATacaccaactaggtggcaataccaaTTAGACTGGGGTAGTGTTCTCCAAGAGGCTGTGtgtgttctgaatcagcatccactgtgtggcactgtttctcccataaccaggatacACGGGTCCAGGAATGGAGGCATGGAAATGGGAGTTGTAACACTCACTATCACTCTTAGagatccactaggaaaagtttGGCCTTCTttcctgcaaccttaagctctgctggtcaaCAGGTCTTAGTTTCAGAAGGAAGAGTGATTCCACCAGAAAACACAATGATTCCCTTGAACTGGAacttaagactgccacctgaccTCATTAGGCTTCTCGTACCTCAATCGACAGGCAAAGAAAGGTATTAATGTAATGGCCAGGTGATTCATCCTGACTATTAAGGGAAAATAGAACTTCAACTACATGATGGTGGTAAAGAAGAGTGTCCTAGAATATTGGAGATCCCATAGGGCATCTCTCAGTATTACCATGCCCCATGATTAAAGTCAGTGAAAAACTACAGCAACCCAATTCAGGCAGAACTGCTAAtaccccaccagacaaagaaccagaACCAGTTGAGGTGCTTTCTGAGGGAAAATGGAATGAGTATTCAAGAAGGTTGTGAAAAATATGAACTAAGATCATATGACAGGTTTCAGAAAAAATTGACTGCAATTGTATGACTCTTTCTTCCTTGCTATGTTTTtggtatgtttgcatttgtacatgaAGGAAAGGTCATTGGTTTCCTCTGTATCTTATACCCTCTATCATATGGTATACGTTGTATTGTTCACATTATAGTATGTAAGTTATAGGATGCCAAGTATatgagtgaatgttacctaaggaattgcaccctattctgggggaTTCAGTGGATTTCCAGTTCTATTCAGGACAGTTAAATACtcttagacaaaaaaaaacaatgttgtTTTCTATATACAGACTAAGAAAGG is a window encoding:
- the LOC143643805 gene encoding olfactory receptor 4C11-like, which translates into the protein MQQNDSVTEFILLGLTEDPLRQKMVFLIFLIFYSGTVVGNLLIIVTIKFSSTLGSPMYFFLFFLSFADVCFSTSTAPRLLVDTLSVKKIISYNECMMQVFALHLFGCMEIFVLILMAADRYVAICKPLRYPTIMRRQVCIFLIVLAWIGSFIHSTAQIVLALELPFCGPNVIDHYCCDLQPLLKLACMDTYAINLLLVSNSGAICSSSFLLLIISYIVILYSLRNHSAEGRKKALSTCTSHIIVVVLSLGPCAFMYTRPPTTYPTDKMVAVFYTTGIPFLNPLIYTLRNAEVKNAMKKLWSIKMTSDVKR